From one Thermatribacter velox genomic stretch:
- the gltX gene encoding glutamate--tRNA ligase — translation MTQVSDTVRVRFAPSPTGFLHLGGARTALFNWLFARKYGGVFILRIEDTDVARSTEESVEVILEGLRWLGLNWDEGPEVGGDYGPYFQSQRLHFYREYAQKLLDAGLAYHCFCTPEELEERRQKTIASGRSWRYDRLCLSLTESKKEALLAEGRKPVLRFFIPEGKTTFLDLLRGEVEFENQELDDFVILKSDGMPTYNFACVVDDALMKITHVIRGDDHISNTPRQVLLYKALGFPLPSFAHIPMILGKDKTRLSKRHGSPSVTYYRDKGYLPDALFNYLARLSWASGEEEKEIFTREEIIEGFSIERVTKRAAVFDLDKLNWMNGLYIREASLDYLLEIFLEIAPKNGLSGVDFADEAFREYCKKVLDIMRERIKYLAQLIEEAIYFFKEDYPYDEEAVEKVLKEAGARERLEVCLKRFKELDTFTASELEEVVRSTASELGVKAAKLIHPLRVAVSGKRVGPGLFELLEVLGKERVISRIERTLTMLS, via the coding sequence ATGACCCAAGTTAGCGATACAGTTAGGGTGCGTTTTGCTCCCAGTCCAACCGGTTTTCTGCACCTGGGGGGAGCGCGCACTGCCCTTTTTAACTGGCTTTTTGCCAGGAAGTATGGAGGAGTTTTTATTCTGCGGATTGAAGATACAGACGTTGCTCGCTCTACCGAAGAATCGGTGGAGGTAATTCTGGAAGGCCTGCGTTGGTTAGGCCTTAACTGGGATGAAGGACCGGAAGTAGGCGGTGATTATGGGCCTTACTTTCAGAGCCAACGTTTACATTTTTACCGAGAATACGCGCAAAAGCTCCTCGATGCAGGATTAGCCTATCACTGTTTTTGTACGCCAGAGGAGCTTGAGGAGCGCAGGCAAAAGACCATTGCTTCCGGGAGAAGCTGGCGTTACGACAGGTTGTGTCTTTCTCTCACCGAAAGCAAAAAAGAAGCCCTACTTGCCGAGGGCCGTAAGCCCGTTTTGCGCTTTTTTATACCAGAAGGAAAAACTACTTTTCTGGACCTTCTTCGGGGTGAAGTAGAATTTGAGAATCAGGAACTGGATGACTTTGTAATACTCAAATCTGATGGTATGCCAACTTACAACTTTGCTTGCGTGGTTGACGATGCGCTGATGAAGATAACCCATGTAATCAGAGGGGACGATCATATTTCCAACACACCGCGCCAAGTACTGCTTTACAAAGCTCTGGGTTTTCCGTTGCCCAGTTTTGCACATATTCCCATGATTCTGGGTAAAGACAAAACCCGACTTAGCAAGCGCCATGGTTCACCCTCGGTGACCTATTATCGTGATAAAGGGTATCTCCCCGATGCTTTGTTCAATTATCTGGCGCGCTTGAGTTGGGCAAGCGGGGAAGAGGAAAAAGAGATTTTTACCCGGGAAGAAATTATAGAAGGTTTTTCGATAGAGCGGGTAACCAAGCGTGCCGCAGTTTTTGACCTCGACAAGCTTAACTGGATGAATGGATTATACATTCGGGAAGCCTCCCTTGATTATTTACTGGAGATTTTTCTGGAAATTGCACCCAAAAACGGACTCTCTGGTGTGGATTTCGCTGATGAAGCGTTTCGGGAGTATTGTAAGAAGGTACTGGACATTATGCGGGAACGCATTAAATACCTGGCACAGCTTATTGAAGAAGCGATTTACTTTTTCAAAGAAGATTATCCCTATGACGAAGAGGCAGTTGAAAAGGTGCTCAAAGAAGCTGGGGCTCGGGAACGTCTGGAGGTTTGCCTGAAACGCTTTAAGGAGTTAGATACCTTTACGGCTTCTGAGCTGGAAGAAGTAGTGAGAAGTACCGCTTCAGAGTTAGGAGTCAAGGCGGCAAAATTGATTCATCCTCTTCGAGTTGCAGTGTCCGGTAAGCGGGTTGGTCCAGGACTTTTTGAACTACTGGAAGTGCTTGGAAAAGAACGGGTCATAAGTAGAATCGAAAGAACTCTTACTATGCTTTCTTAA
- a CDS encoding cell division ATP-binding protein FtsE, whose translation MSFLLFEKVSKVYRNGVRALHEVSFEIQEGEMVFLIGPTGAGKTSLLKLVTLEERPTSGEIWLDGCCLNHLGDHRIPILRRNLGIVFQDQVVVPYRSVYENLIVPLEVLRLPRKVVYLLAKDILSSLGLWHKRQHLVSELSGGERQKLCIGRALIHRPRIVLADEPTKNLDSETSRFVLRMLYEYSLEHRATVLVATHTHRLARLVPDSRCVFIKEGRIVGITRNHTSMESKFPS comes from the coding sequence GTGAGCTTTCTGCTTTTTGAAAAGGTTTCCAAAGTGTATCGAAACGGTGTGCGTGCCCTTCACGAAGTAAGCTTTGAAATCCAGGAAGGGGAAATGGTTTTCTTGATAGGGCCAACTGGTGCTGGTAAGACCAGCTTGCTTAAGCTGGTTACCCTTGAAGAGCGGCCCACCTCTGGTGAAATCTGGCTGGATGGTTGCTGTCTCAACCACCTTGGTGATCATCGGATACCTATTTTGCGTCGTAATCTGGGCATTGTTTTTCAAGACCAGGTGGTGGTTCCCTACCGCAGTGTTTACGAGAATTTGATTGTTCCCCTGGAGGTATTGAGACTTCCTCGCAAGGTTGTTTACTTGTTGGCTAAAGACATTTTAAGTTCATTGGGTTTGTGGCATAAGAGGCAGCATCTGGTGAGCGAACTTTCGGGTGGTGAGCGCCAGAAACTCTGCATAGGGAGGGCGCTGATTCACCGTCCGCGTATTGTCCTTGCTGATGAACCCACGAAAAACCTGGATTCCGAAACCAGCCGCTTTGTACTCAGAATGCTTTATGAGTACAGCCTGGAACATCGTGCAACTGTTCTGGTAGCCACTCACACTCATCGCTTAGCCAGACTGGTTCCTGATTCCCGTTGCGTTTTTATAAAAGAAGGCCGGATAGTGGGTATTACCAGGAATCATACTTCAATGGAGAGTAAATTCCCGTCATGA
- a CDS encoding PaaI family thioesterase, with protein MAFVDNNRCFLCGKDNPIGLKIDFRKEGEYTVGETVVPWFFQGFQGVAHGGIVASLLDEVMSHSVKSDGLLAVTGSLEVKYHHPCLTGHPVLLRGKVEKVSGRIIEVFGEIVQDGKVVASGKGIFVIPRQGVIRK; from the coding sequence ATGGCTTTTGTTGATAACAACCGCTGTTTTCTGTGTGGCAAAGATAATCCCATAGGTTTGAAAATTGATTTTAGAAAAGAAGGGGAATATACGGTTGGAGAAACGGTCGTTCCCTGGTTTTTTCAGGGTTTTCAGGGCGTGGCTCATGGGGGTATTGTGGCTTCTCTGCTTGACGAAGTGATGTCGCACAGCGTGAAAAGCGATGGGTTACTTGCGGTAACTGGTTCACTGGAGGTGAAGTATCACCATCCCTGCCTGACTGGTCATCCGGTTCTTTTGCGAGGCAAAGTGGAAAAGGTTTCGGGACGAATTATAGAGGTTTTCGGGGAAATTGTTCAGGATGGCAAAGTTGTGGCCTCTGGAAAAGGAATATTCGTTATTCCCAGACAAGGAGTGATTAGAAAATGA
- a CDS encoding divergent polysaccharide deacetylase family protein: MSENQWKSWNRTFLTLIVVLLFLGVFFFGRELFQQETRARNFYTSEARLSSEEERRWLALFVFYESRKYLAGLQIKENLKEELLQWQAKGVLDDVSLFKELEQRMSWLVDVLRQLDYYGEIRKSRTSLRVLFFREFWPWLDFEVRLLPAYKLALIIDDFGYNSSVAQKFMDLPIRLNVAIFPHLQLSAFLSQLARDKGKEVLIHFPMEAQDPAQNKGESFMLKRGAAEESIEQMLEEAFSSIESARGLNNHKGSLATADAQLMQRFFAALSRRKGVYFVDSLTSSNSVACEVALEHGIPCLSRDVFIDGVLEEEYILGKLREAVSLAKRRGFAVAIGHANEITYNALSKFAKEIGQEQDLGWVFISDLLLYLGRKE; the protein is encoded by the coding sequence TTGTCGGAGAACCAGTGGAAGTCCTGGAATAGAACGTTTCTGACACTCATTGTTGTCCTCCTTTTTTTGGGGGTTTTCTTCTTCGGGAGAGAGCTTTTTCAGCAGGAAACCCGGGCAAGAAATTTTTATACCAGTGAAGCTCGCCTTTCCTCGGAAGAAGAAAGGCGATGGCTCGCACTTTTTGTGTTTTATGAATCGCGGAAATATCTCGCCGGACTTCAAATAAAAGAGAATCTGAAAGAGGAACTGTTGCAGTGGCAGGCAAAGGGTGTTCTTGACGATGTTTCTCTTTTCAAAGAGCTTGAGCAGAGAATGAGCTGGCTTGTTGATGTTTTGAGGCAACTTGACTATTATGGGGAAATAAGGAAAAGCAGAACCTCTTTGAGGGTACTCTTTTTCAGGGAATTTTGGCCCTGGTTAGATTTTGAGGTCAGGTTACTGCCTGCTTATAAGCTGGCTCTCATTATTGATGATTTCGGATATAACTCTTCTGTGGCTCAGAAATTTATGGATTTGCCTATCAGGCTGAATGTAGCCATTTTCCCTCACCTTCAACTCTCCGCTTTTTTGAGTCAGCTTGCCCGGGATAAGGGAAAAGAAGTTTTAATTCATTTTCCGATGGAGGCACAAGACCCGGCCCAGAACAAAGGTGAAAGTTTTATGCTCAAAAGGGGAGCAGCGGAAGAAAGCATCGAGCAGATGCTGGAGGAGGCTTTTTCCAGCATAGAGTCTGCCCGGGGTCTTAACAACCACAAAGGCTCTCTGGCTACCGCGGATGCCCAACTGATGCAAAGATTTTTTGCGGCGCTTTCCAGAAGGAAAGGAGTATATTTTGTTGACAGTTTAACTTCTTCAAACTCTGTAGCTTGTGAGGTTGCTCTCGAACATGGTATTCCCTGTCTCAGCAGAGATGTTTTCATCGACGGGGTTCTTGAAGAGGAGTATATTCTTGGCAAACTTCGCGAGGCAGTTTCCCTGGCTAAGCGGAGAGGCTTTGCAGTGGCTATTGGTCATGCGAATGAAATCACATATAATGCTCTGTCGAAGTTCGCGAAGGAAATAGGGCAGGAACAGGATTTGGGGTGGGTGTTTATCTCGGATTTACTTTTGTATCTTGGAAGAAAGGAGTAA
- a CDS encoding cell division protein FtsX: MSKKSGVARRRWLQLNLAWVGVFLVQFLFNFFLVGIFGLQQLQESWVQSLLIKAYFKPEIKQEEVEKWLTKIKSFPQVRKVVLVTPQEAEKRFLESLGLTREDLSLQDNPFPPALEITCNNLEEIAPLAEYLGGLEVFDEVLSGASQARNFLSFYYILLVTGGGLGVLMLIFATLMVSNAVSGALWLRREEVELWHRVGASLKFIRRPFFWFGFAGSLIGSAFALGVSLIFWRAFLRFLADFLPFLPLLQFVDVMIILIVGDVLFGLLVGLSGSWFGFRKGLKGVGY; encoded by the coding sequence ATGAGTAAAAAAAGCGGCGTTGCTCGACGAAGGTGGTTGCAGCTTAATCTGGCCTGGGTGGGTGTGTTTCTGGTGCAATTCCTTTTCAACTTTTTTTTGGTGGGGATTTTTGGTTTGCAGCAATTGCAGGAGAGCTGGGTTCAGAGTTTACTTATCAAAGCCTATTTTAAGCCTGAGATAAAGCAGGAAGAAGTGGAAAAGTGGCTGACCAAGATAAAGAGCTTTCCTCAGGTGCGGAAAGTGGTTCTGGTCACTCCCCAAGAAGCTGAAAAGCGGTTCCTGGAGAGTTTAGGTCTTACCAGAGAAGATCTTTCGCTTCAGGATAACCCCTTTCCCCCTGCCCTGGAAATTACCTGTAACAACCTGGAAGAGATTGCACCCCTTGCAGAATACCTTGGTGGTCTTGAAGTCTTCGATGAGGTGCTTTCTGGTGCTTCTCAAGCTCGAAACTTTCTTTCCTTCTACTACATTTTACTGGTTACTGGAGGGGGTTTGGGTGTGTTGATGCTGATTTTTGCTACCTTGATGGTGAGCAATGCAGTGAGTGGTGCTCTTTGGTTGCGAAGGGAAGAAGTTGAGCTCTGGCACCGGGTGGGGGCGAGCCTGAAGTTTATCAGAAGACCTTTCTTCTGGTTTGGATTTGCGGGCAGCTTGATAGGCAGTGCTTTTGCTCTGGGTGTCAGCCTGATTTTTTGGAGAGCGTTTTTGCGTTTCCTGGCTGATTTTTTGCCCTTTTTGCCCCTGTTGCAGTTTGTAGACGTTATGATCATTCTGATAGTTGGTGATGTATTATTTGGGTTGCTGGTTGGGTTGAGTGGTTCCTGGTTTGGTTTCAGGAAGGGTCTCAAAGGAGTTGGATATTGA
- a CDS encoding S41 family peptidase has product MKLSKRFWTILVLILAVGLMVSFALVRIWAISLGEESLDAGTWKPFLETVQLLKERFFFSERLEEQKLMEEAIRGLLRATQDPYARYLDAEDFKIEMSDQVEGQFSGLGILVAIKDGKLTVISPYVDSPAYAAGVRAGDVILEIDGEPTAGMALGDAVKKLRGPRGTQVTLTIEREGEPEPLHITVTRDVIVIKSVEVEKLDDQIAVLRIFEFHGKTFEQVRKALSELNHDDIQGLIVDLRNNPGGLLQTAMFTTGLFLPQDVPLLIVESREGARHTLKNPISPEWDKPTVVLINKGTASGAEIMAGNLKNAGILLVGEQSFGKGVIQEIFPLSNGGGVIFTVSKYYLGDGSDIDGKGIVPQVEEKDEKLQLERALNEVKKLVGEPVEVLE; this is encoded by the coding sequence ATGAAATTGAGCAAGCGTTTTTGGACTATTCTGGTACTCATTCTGGCAGTAGGCTTAATGGTTTCCTTTGCTTTGGTAAGGATTTGGGCTATCTCTCTGGGAGAGGAAAGTCTTGACGCAGGAACCTGGAAGCCCTTTCTGGAGACCGTGCAGCTTCTTAAGGAGAGATTTTTCTTTTCTGAGCGCCTTGAAGAGCAAAAACTTATGGAAGAAGCAATTCGGGGCTTACTTCGCGCTACTCAGGACCCCTATGCTCGCTATCTCGATGCAGAGGATTTCAAGATAGAAATGAGTGACCAGGTTGAGGGCCAGTTTTCAGGCCTGGGTATTCTGGTGGCTATCAAGGATGGCAAACTTACCGTTATTTCACCTTATGTGGATTCTCCGGCCTATGCTGCTGGAGTAAGGGCTGGCGACGTGATTTTGGAAATAGATGGCGAACCTACTGCTGGTATGGCGCTTGGTGATGCAGTCAAGAAATTGCGAGGACCCAGAGGCACCCAAGTTACTTTAACCATAGAACGAGAGGGAGAACCGGAACCTCTGCATATAACTGTAACTCGGGATGTCATCGTCATAAAAAGTGTTGAGGTTGAAAAGCTCGATGACCAGATTGCAGTTTTGCGTATTTTTGAGTTTCATGGCAAGACCTTTGAACAGGTGCGCAAGGCACTTTCTGAGCTGAACCATGATGACATTCAGGGTCTAATCGTCGATTTGCGCAATAATCCAGGCGGACTCTTGCAAACAGCAATGTTCACTACTGGGCTTTTTCTTCCCCAGGATGTTCCTCTTTTGATTGTAGAGAGTCGGGAGGGTGCCCGGCATACTCTCAAAAACCCTATCAGCCCTGAATGGGACAAACCGACTGTAGTGCTCATCAATAAAGGGACTGCCAGTGGAGCGGAAATTATGGCTGGTAATTTGAAAAACGCAGGTATACTCCTTGTGGGCGAGCAGAGCTTTGGTAAGGGAGTCATTCAGGAGATATTTCCTTTGTCCAATGGAGGAGGGGTTATTTTTACGGTTTCCAAGTATTATCTTGGAGATGGTAGCGATATCGATGGTAAGGGTATTGTACCTCAAGTAGAGGAGAAGGACGAAAAGCTACAGCTTGAGCGAGCTCTGAATGAGGTGAAAAAGCTTGTCGGAGAACCAGTGGAAGTCCTGGAATAG
- a CDS encoding murein hydrolase activator EnvC, with translation MLGRIRFVRRGVALLFLLCWWCFSAPLFADPTSLEREIARHEQELQELLKQEKELAQKLEELTRSESNLAKEVEKLDQQIARIEKDVASARQNIVALEKERKALEKETQGIAREIESKRDQVKKAMVALYKYGGEEKIWERFLNLNLDDPVSLGEQWYLFKQYLQFEQQLITQFLNEHSLLNAKLEEIKQRIRLENVLKQKLLVEEEKLEKLREARETMLKKIATNRKQYQLKQEELRKAQKELKSTISKLQEEIRKAREEAARRGEAVVEGPLPALGTLDWPVRGKIVKQFGEYKDPVYGIPFYNPGIDIAAPLGTNVVVPYDGVVVLARSVRGYGNTVIIDHQNSMITMYAHLQSIAVKAGDRVRKGDVLGKVGNSGLTEQPVLHFEIRIGNDAREDNPLRWLKKSS, from the coding sequence ATGTTGGGGAGGATACGTTTTGTACGGCGTGGTGTAGCCTTGTTGTTTCTTCTTTGCTGGTGGTGCTTTTCGGCTCCGCTCTTCGCCGACCCGACTTCGCTTGAGAGGGAAATTGCTCGTCATGAGCAGGAATTGCAGGAGCTACTCAAGCAGGAAAAAGAACTGGCTCAGAAACTCGAAGAACTTACCAGAAGTGAAAGTAATCTGGCAAAGGAAGTAGAAAAACTGGATCAGCAGATTGCAAGGATAGAGAAAGACGTGGCTTCCGCTCGCCAAAACATTGTGGCGCTTGAGAAAGAGCGCAAAGCGCTTGAAAAGGAAACTCAGGGAATTGCTCGAGAAATAGAGAGCAAAAGAGACCAGGTGAAAAAAGCGATGGTTGCTCTTTACAAATATGGTGGGGAAGAGAAGATTTGGGAGCGGTTTCTTAATCTTAACCTTGATGACCCTGTTTCTCTGGGTGAACAATGGTATCTGTTCAAGCAATACCTGCAATTTGAGCAGCAGCTCATCACTCAGTTTCTTAATGAGCATTCACTGCTGAACGCGAAACTTGAGGAAATCAAGCAGAGAATCCGTCTGGAAAATGTTTTAAAGCAAAAGTTGCTCGTTGAGGAAGAAAAACTCGAGAAGCTCCGGGAAGCTCGGGAAACAATGCTTAAAAAGATCGCTACCAATCGAAAGCAGTACCAGCTTAAACAGGAAGAACTTCGTAAAGCCCAGAAAGAGTTAAAGTCAACCATTTCCAAACTGCAGGAGGAAATTCGCAAGGCCAGAGAAGAAGCTGCTCGGCGAGGAGAAGCTGTTGTAGAGGGTCCCCTGCCTGCACTGGGAACTCTGGACTGGCCAGTTCGAGGAAAAATAGTCAAGCAGTTTGGAGAATACAAGGATCCGGTTTACGGTATTCCTTTCTATAATCCAGGGATAGATATTGCAGCGCCTCTGGGAACTAATGTGGTGGTTCCTTATGATGGAGTGGTTGTTCTGGCGCGCAGTGTGCGGGGTTACGGTAACACGGTAATTATTGACCACCAAAATTCGATGATCACCATGTATGCTCATTTACAGAGCATTGCTGTCAAAGCGGGAGACAGAGTTAGGAAGGGAGACGTGCTGGGCAAGGTCGGTAATAGTGGGCTTACCGAACAACCTGTGTTACACTTTGAGATAAGGATTGGTAACGATGCCAGAGAAGACAATCCGTTGCGCTGGCTGAAAAAGTCCTCTTAG
- a CDS encoding WecB/TagA/CpsF family glycosyltransferase: MLPDSRWFDLLGVPVFGGSFQEALSLIEGAVSRNEKMHVITLNPEIMAHGLLDSSFYHILLSGELVVPDGKGIILASRFLGKKPTERIAGIELLRALLARGVERGWTFYFLGSKEAVVRKAVERARMDFPGVQIVGFHHGFFDDDHRVVADVNRLNPDFLFVGLGSPRQERWIYKYRSELKSRVMVGVGGSFDVLSGFKERAPQWMIRWGMEWLYRLVREPWRARRVVPAFWRFGIAVLRQKFRKSNHKV; this comes from the coding sequence ATGCTTCCTGATAGTCGGTGGTTTGACCTGCTGGGGGTTCCTGTTTTTGGAGGAAGTTTTCAAGAAGCGCTGTCTTTAATCGAAGGAGCAGTTTCGCGAAACGAAAAAATGCATGTCATTACCTTAAATCCCGAAATAATGGCCCATGGTTTGCTCGATTCCTCTTTTTACCATATTTTACTTTCCGGTGAACTTGTGGTTCCCGATGGAAAAGGGATCATTCTCGCTTCCAGATTTTTGGGGAAGAAACCGACTGAACGGATAGCAGGTATTGAGCTTTTACGGGCTCTTCTTGCCAGAGGGGTGGAAAGGGGCTGGACTTTCTATTTCCTGGGGAGCAAAGAGGCGGTGGTGCGTAAAGCAGTTGAGAGAGCAAGAATGGATTTTCCAGGTGTGCAGATAGTGGGTTTTCATCACGGCTTTTTTGACGACGACCACAGAGTGGTTGCCGATGTAAATCGTTTGAATCCCGATTTCCTTTTTGTCGGCTTGGGTTCTCCTCGCCAGGAACGGTGGATTTACAAGTATCGCTCCGAGCTAAAGTCGCGGGTGATGGTGGGGGTAGGAGGCAGCTTTGATGTCCTCAGCGGTTTTAAGGAGAGAGCCCCTCAGTGGATGATTCGCTGGGGCATGGAGTGGTTATACCGGCTGGTTCGGGAGCCATGGCGGGCGAGAAGGGTTGTTCCTGCTTTCTGGCGTTTTGGGATTGCCGTCTTGAGGCAGAAGTTTCGGAAATCAAACCATAAGGTATAA
- a CDS encoding DUF5693 family protein yields the protein MRSVENKRLLLGWLLLILTLLFSLPLLGVRIRDELSRKKVELVVDFNDVTYLAGITGTNVFSLLQELKKQGFQTVGVSEPSFKDLRDRGLIQLIQFPDGEDGLRYFRVSSADLAQRIERQLLLLGKKVRVVDTHVLGSNVFPEEEERLGTGFDVELLAQLKEEGYGVIFRPRNWPFFPADNLKRYLQEEFWGLGKGVIFSGEEVLGFGSSENLNSVVEFFQKRSLYWGYLEFVGQRGELYLAHSLPYSSVVRVHSIPLEELKRYTPPEAVERFLRAVKERSVGVLYVRFFRDLAPRPLEQNLEYLSKLRSSLLKAGFELGSAGTPRDFRVSYPLLFVFCGLVSVVASLVFWFFFPRGFWLGLPVLGFLCLVVARSWLQGVTLLGMLAGVFCPALPVLFLMDPALKHRPFLLKLLTAFGLAFAGGFIVASTLYNPLFVLRIEQYQGVKVSLLVPLFIIVLYYFRAGLSGVTLEQVFLGRLRRVELFLAGLFAVGFAFYLFRSGNFPLLPASDLELKMRLVLEKLLFARPRTKEFLVGYPALWLVWWLQKREILPVYRLGLWIAVGIGFTTFFNSFCHLHTPFLFTLLRFFNALLLSFPVFAVYFLVLKFFLWVWDYIKSWGE from the coding sequence ATGCGTTCCGTTGAAAACAAAAGGCTTCTTTTGGGGTGGTTACTACTCATCCTGACTTTGCTCTTTAGCCTGCCTCTCCTTGGGGTTAGGATCCGGGACGAGCTCTCCAGGAAAAAAGTCGAACTGGTAGTTGATTTTAACGATGTTACCTACCTGGCAGGTATCACAGGCACTAACGTCTTTTCTCTCCTTCAGGAACTCAAGAAACAAGGTTTCCAGACCGTGGGTGTGAGCGAACCTTCTTTTAAAGATTTGAGAGACAGAGGTTTGATTCAGTTAATCCAGTTCCCTGATGGAGAGGATGGCTTGCGGTATTTTCGCGTTTCCAGTGCTGACCTGGCTCAGCGTATTGAAAGACAACTTTTACTTCTTGGTAAAAAAGTCAGGGTTGTGGACACTCATGTTCTGGGTAGCAATGTTTTTCCCGAAGAAGAAGAACGGCTGGGCACAGGTTTTGATGTAGAGTTGCTTGCCCAGCTTAAAGAAGAAGGCTATGGGGTGATTTTCCGTCCTCGAAACTGGCCCTTTTTTCCTGCTGACAATTTGAAGAGATATCTCCAGGAAGAATTCTGGGGTCTGGGTAAAGGCGTTATTTTTAGTGGGGAGGAAGTGCTTGGTTTTGGTAGCTCTGAAAACCTGAATAGCGTAGTAGAGTTTTTCCAGAAACGTTCTCTTTACTGGGGGTATCTGGAGTTTGTGGGCCAGCGCGGTGAGCTGTATCTGGCTCATTCCCTGCCTTATTCTTCTGTGGTTAGAGTGCACAGCATTCCCCTTGAAGAACTCAAGCGCTATACTCCTCCTGAGGCGGTGGAGAGATTTCTGCGGGCGGTGAAAGAGCGCTCAGTGGGTGTCTTGTATGTGCGTTTTTTCAGGGATCTCGCTCCCAGGCCTCTGGAACAGAACCTGGAATACCTCAGCAAACTCAGGTCATCGTTGCTTAAGGCTGGTTTTGAGCTGGGTTCAGCAGGTACTCCCCGGGATTTCAGGGTTTCTTATCCCTTATTATTTGTTTTCTGTGGGCTGGTATCTGTGGTTGCTTCTTTGGTATTCTGGTTTTTCTTCCCCCGGGGCTTTTGGTTGGGATTGCCTGTGCTGGGCTTTTTATGCTTGGTGGTTGCCCGAAGCTGGCTCCAGGGCGTTACCTTGCTGGGGATGCTGGCAGGGGTTTTTTGTCCCGCCTTACCGGTGCTTTTCTTAATGGACCCTGCACTCAAACACCGACCATTCCTTTTGAAGTTGCTAACCGCTTTTGGTTTAGCCTTCGCAGGGGGTTTTATTGTCGCATCAACGCTGTACAATCCTCTTTTTGTCCTGCGTATAGAGCAGTACCAGGGGGTTAAAGTATCCTTGTTGGTACCTCTATTCATAATAGTGCTCTATTACTTTAGAGCTGGTTTGTCAGGCGTTACCCTGGAGCAGGTTTTTCTGGGGCGCTTACGGAGAGTGGAGCTTTTCCTGGCTGGTTTGTTTGCAGTTGGCTTTGCTTTTTACCTGTTCAGGTCGGGCAATTTTCCCCTGCTTCCTGCTTCTGACCTGGAACTCAAAATGCGTCTGGTGCTGGAAAAATTGCTGTTTGCTCGTCCTCGCACCAAAGAGTTCCTGGTAGGATACCCGGCGCTCTGGCTGGTTTGGTGGCTGCAAAAGCGGGAGATTTTACCGGTTTATCGTTTGGGACTCTGGATTGCGGTTGGTATTGGATTTACGACGTTCTTTAACTCATTCTGTCATCTGCACACACCTTTTTTGTTTACCCTGCTTCGTTTCTTTAACGCCCTTTTGCTGAGCTTTCCAGTATTTGCAGTGTATTTTCTGGTCTTGAAATTCTTTTTGTGGGTATGGGATTACATAAAAAGCTGGGGTGAATAA
- the csaB gene encoding polysaccharide pyruvyl transferase CsaB gives MSSRGVRFFLLGYYGFGNWGDELSLLASIETLSQISEKTGVPFSIEVLYASTQPLIAFPGKVQIVERKEWLAIFRALRRADFVMVAGGSLLQDKTSFRSLLYYLFLLRLALCWRKKVIFYGCGLGPLERTLSRVMVNALLQKVSLFVARDTETFQYLTSLRGLEEVVVLGGDPVLYWSNRLPARNPSGERVAFFLRSEGLTMEKVSRELQSFAKLSGERVEIVAFHEARDGRFLSEIARRAGCSYRVFSKPQEIWDYFSSLKMVFSMRLHPLIIATLFGIPWFAFDIDPKIAAFSDSLGFNNLLALDDFAARQLSECLQCVPSLGEKISAVRQSLVESYLETEKSLLNYLVAEMERRAGGDAS, from the coding sequence TTGTCTTCTCGGGGTGTACGCTTTTTTCTCCTGGGTTATTACGGGTTTGGAAACTGGGGTGACGAGTTAAGCCTTCTGGCCAGCATAGAGACGCTTTCCCAAATTAGTGAAAAAACTGGTGTGCCTTTTTCCATAGAAGTGCTTTATGCTTCAACACAGCCGCTGATAGCTTTTCCTGGTAAGGTCCAAATTGTAGAGCGCAAAGAGTGGTTAGCAATTTTCAGGGCTTTACGCAGGGCTGATTTCGTGATGGTTGCTGGGGGGAGCTTGCTTCAGGATAAAACCAGTTTTCGTTCTCTTCTTTATTATCTCTTTCTTCTGCGACTGGCTCTTTGCTGGCGCAAAAAAGTCATTTTTTATGGATGCGGTCTGGGTCCCCTGGAGCGCACCCTCAGCCGCGTGATGGTTAATGCACTGTTGCAAAAGGTTTCTCTGTTCGTTGCCCGCGATACCGAAACCTTTCAGTATCTCACCTCTTTGAGAGGTTTGGAAGAGGTAGTAGTACTGGGGGGCGATCCGGTGCTTTACTGGTCTAATCGCCTGCCAGCTCGGAACCCTTCGGGCGAACGAGTTGCCTTTTTCCTGCGTTCTGAGGGGCTGACTATGGAAAAGGTTTCCCGGGAACTGCAGTCTTTCGCCAAGCTCAGTGGGGAAAGGGTAGAGATTGTGGCTTTTCACGAAGCAAGAGATGGGCGCTTCCTTTCGGAAATTGCAAGAAGAGCGGGATGTTCATACAGAGTTTTTTCTAAACCGCAGGAGATATGGGATTATTTTTCTTCTCTAAAGATGGTTTTTTCAATGCGCTTGCATCCTTTGATAATAGCCACCTTGTTCGGAATACCCTGGTTTGCCTTTGATATAGATCCCAAGATTGCGGCTTTTTCTGACAGCCTGGGATTTAACAACCTGCTTGCTCTTGACGATTTTGCGGCGCGTCAACTGAGCGAATGCTTGCAGTGTGTCCCTTCTCTCGGAGAGAAAATTTCGGCGGTTCGGCAATCCCTGGTAGAGAGTTATCTTGAGACGGAAAAATCGCTGCTCAATTATCTGGTTGCGGAAATGGAAAGGCGGGCAGGTGGGGATGCTTCCTGA